Proteins from a genomic interval of Chanos chanos chromosome 3, fChaCha1.1, whole genome shotgun sequence:
- the ropn1l gene encoding ropporin-1-like protein: MPPPDTMYCAQQINIPPELPDILKQFTKAAIRTQPHDVIQWGAAYFTALSKGETLPAKERLEIPVATQKTDTGLTPGLLKVLHKQLTPKQSVTKEDLEEKWKDLCLPQEQLHMLLSLGFFSAEIDWMEFFALGCSALGGTILSALKVACEILTDDPEGGAARIPFDTFVSLYSYLARLDGEIPQDQIDSFLKSLQEHVAKQNGMIQVADFYSRKK, translated from the exons ATGCCTCCACCAGATACAATGTACTGCGCTCAGCAAATCAACATTCCCCCAGAACTGCCGGACATATTAAAACAGTTTACCAAAGCTGCCATCAGAACACAGCCACATGACGTAATTCAGTGGGGAGCTGC GTATTTTACAGCATTATCTAAAGGTGAAACTCTCCCTGCTAAAGAGAGACTAGAAATACCAGTGGCAACGCAAAAAACAGACACCGGACTGACTCCGGGCCTTCTCAAGGTCCTTCATAAACAG CTCACACCAAAACAGTCAGTAACTAAGGAGGATTTAGAGGAGAAGTGGAAGGATCTTTGCCTGCCACAGGAGCAGCTTCACATGCTTCTGTCGCTTGGTTTCTTCAGCGCAGAAATCGACTGGATGGAGTTCTTTGCTCTTGGGTGCAGTGCACTGGGTGGg ACCATTTTGAGCGCGCTTAAAGTTGCCTGTGAGATCCTAACTGATGATCCGGAAGGCGGAGCGGCCCGGATTCCTTTTGACACGTTTGTGAGTCTCTACTCGTACCTGGCCCGTCTGGACGGAGAGATCCCTCAAGATCAGATCGATAGCTTTCTTAAGAGTCTACAGGAGCATGT GGCAAAACAAAACGGCATGATCCAGGTGGCCGATTTCTACAGCCGCAAAAAATAG
- the LOC115808033 gene encoding inositol monophosphatase 1-like translates to MSDPWKECMDYCLEVTKEAGKMIRDALQRDISIMQKSSPVDLVTETDQKVEELIISSIRKKYPTHSFIGEESVAAGAASVLTENPTWIIDPIDGTTNFVHRFPFVCVSIGFTVNKEIEFGIVYSCIEEKMYTARRGKGAFCNGVPIKVSGQEDISKSLVLTETGFKKDPEHFRTMMANMESILTIPVHGIRSPGSAAVNMCLVACGAADAYYHMGIHCWDMAGGAAIVREAGGVIMDVSGGPFDLMSRRLITASSRAIADCIAKKIQPFPCGRDDAEN, encoded by the exons ATGTCAGACCCCTGGAAAGAATGTATGGACTACTGCCTTGAGGTGACCAAGGAGGCAGGAAAG ATGATTCGTGATGCTCTGCAGCGAGACATCTCTATCATGCAGAAGAGTTCCCCTGTGGACCttgtcacagagacagaccagaAAGTAGAGGAGCTCATAATATCGTCTATCAGGAAGAAGTACCCCACTCACAG TTTTATAGGTGAGGAATCAGTGGCAGCGGGAGCCGCCAGTGTTCTGACAGAAAACCCCACCTGGATTATTGACCCCATCGATGGGACCACCAACTTTGTTCATAG gtttccctttgtctgtgtgtctattgGGTTTACTGTGAACAAAGAG ATAGAGTTTGGGATCGTGTACAGCTGCATCGAGGAGAAGATGTACACTGCTCGTCGAGGGAAAGGAGCATTCTGCAACGGAGTTCCTATTAAagtgtctggccaagaag ATATCTCCAAGTCCCTAGTGCTGACAGAGACGGGTTTCAAAAAGGACCCAGAACATTTCAGAACCATGATGGCTAACATGGAGTCCATCCTTACCATCCCTGTGCACGG GATACGTTCTCCGGGCAGCGCGGCGGTGAACATGTGTCTGGTGGCATGCGGGGCAGCCGACGCCTACTATCACATGGGCATCCACTGCTGGGATATGGCGGGTGGGGCAGCTATCGTCAGAGAAGCAGGGGGGGTCATCATGGATGTCAGCG gaggGCCATTTGACCTGATGTCCCGAAGACTGATTACTGCAAGCAGCAGAGCGATCGCCGACTGCATCGCTAAGAAAATCCAGCCCTTCCCATGTGGAAGAGATGATGCAGagaactaa